A genomic window from Salvia miltiorrhiza cultivar Shanhuang (shh) chromosome 5, IMPLAD_Smil_shh, whole genome shotgun sequence includes:
- the LOC130986260 gene encoding endoglucanase 11-like encodes MGCSNPKLWLQILFLFPTLSLSDQFFDYGDALAKSLLYFEAQRSGRLPYNQRVTWRHHSGLTDGLEQGVDLVGGYYDAGDNVKFGLPMAFTVTMLSWGVIQFREEIAAAGELGHALEAIKWGTDYFIKAHTHPHVLWAQVGDGDTDHLCWQRPEDMTTSRRAYRLDEDNPGSEVVAETAAAMAAASIVFRRTNPHYSHLLLEHAQQLFEFGDKYRGKYDKSIGGAKGYYTSVSGYMDELLWAAMWLYKATDNLRFFNYTIHNAISFGGITWPITEFSWDVKYAGLQLIASMLRREGKSEEERQILEEYSSKASHYICACLKMNNSTNVERTPGGLLYTRQWNNMQYVSTAVFLLTVYSDHLRSTNQTLSCPANPAVGPHEILSLVKSQVAYILGSNPMGLSYLVGYGHHYPKRVHHRCASMASYRDTKTFVGCTQGYDHWYGRPDPNPNVLVGALVGGPDSKDDFDDRRGNFVQTEACTYNTAPLVAVFAKLHTTTLLSSV; translated from the exons ATGGGGTGCAGCAACCCCAAATTATGGCTCCAAATTCTTTTCCTCTTTCCCACGCTTTCCCTCTCCGATCAATTCTTCGACTACGGCGACGCCCTCGCCAAGAGTCTCCTCTACTTCGAGGCGCAACGCTCCGGCCGCCTCCCTTACAACCAGAGAGTGACGTGGCGCCACCACTCCGGCCTCACCGACGGCCTCGAGCAAGGG gtGGACTTGGTCGGAGGCTACTACGACGCCGGCGACAATGTGAAATTCGGGCTGCCGATGGCCTTCACCGTCACAATGCTGTCGTGGGGAGTCATCCAATTCCGGGAGGAGATTGCCGCCGCCGGCGAGCTCGGCCACGCCCTTGAAGCCATCAAATGGGGAACTGATTACTTCATTAAAGCTCACACTCATCCGCATGTTTTGTGGGCACAG GTGGGTGACGGCGACACCGACCACCTCTGCTGGCAGCGGCCGGAGGACATGACGACTTCCCGCCGCGCCTACAGGTTGGATGAGGACAACCCCGGCTCCGAGGTGGTGGCGGAGACGGCGGCGGCCATGGCGGCGGCTTCAATAGTGTTTAGGAGAACAAATCCACACTACTCCCACCTTCTGCTGGAACATGCACAGCAG TTGTTTGAGTTTGGGGACAAGTATAGAGGTAAATACGACAAGAGCATCGGAGGGGCGAAGGGGTATTATACGTCGGTGAGCGGATATATGGATGAGTTGTTGTGGGCAGCTATGTGGTTATACAAAGCCACCGACAATCTACGCTTCTTCAATTATACCATTCATAATGCCATTTCCTTTGGTGGGATCACTTGGCCCATCACTGAATTCAGCTGGGATGTTAAGTATGCTGGTCTCCAACTCATCGCCTCTATG TTGAGAAGGGAGGGGAAAAGCGAAGAAGAGAGGCAGATCCTGGAAGAATACAGCTCGAAAGCATCACACTACATATGCGCGTGTCTGAAGATGAACAACTCCACCAACGTAGAGCGCACCCCAGGCGGGCTCCTCTACACCCGCCAATGGAACAACATGCAGTACGTCTCCACCGCAGTCTTCCTACTGACGGTCTACTCGGACCACCTCCGCTCCACCAACCAGACTCTGAGCTGCCCCGCAAATCCCGCAGTGGGGCCCCACGAGATCCTCTCGTTGGTCAAATCGCAGGTGGCCTACATCCTCGGCTCCAACCCCATGGGGCTCAGCTACCTGGTTGGCTACGGCCACCACTACCCCAAGAGGGTGCACCACAGATGTGCATCAATGGCTTCCTACAGGGACACCAAGACCTTCGTCGGCTGCACCCAGGGCTACGATCACTGGTACGGCCGCCCGGACCCCAACCCCAACGTTCTCGTTGGCGCCCTCGTCGGTGGGCCCGACAGCAAGGACGACTTCGATGATAGAAGAGGAAACTTCGTGCAAACTGAGGCTTGCACTTACAACACGGCTCCTCTCGTTGCCGTCTTCGCCAAACTGCATACAACCACATTGCTTTCTTCGGTGTAG